The following coding sequences lie in one Streptomyces xiamenensis genomic window:
- a CDS encoding heme/hemin ABC transporter substrate-binding protein produces MTQRHLVRGPLAALLLLATLALGGCATATGGGSGTGEQAGTGPAGPAGDPADRLEPLEGPAPVPALPVTVDSADGVEITVESAERIIPLSGSIAEIVYTLGLGERVVGRDVTATFEEAADLPVVTRGHEVSAESVLSLHPDVVLIESTTGPAEAIGQIRGAGVPVVVFDAAGELDDVAARITAVAGALGVPEAGDVLNDRTGQRIAAVRADLPSGGDRPRVAFLYLRGTASVYLIGGAESGASSLIEAAGGIDAGKESGLTKDFTPITSEALVTAAPEVILVMTKGLDSVGGIDGLLEIPGIAETPAGADRRIADIPDGVLLNYGPRTDAVLADLAAQIHAGADAA; encoded by the coding sequence GTGACACAACGGCACCTAGTGCGCGGCCCACTTGCCGCACTGCTGCTGCTCGCCACACTCGCCCTCGGCGGGTGCGCGACCGCTACCGGAGGCGGCAGCGGCACCGGGGAGCAGGCCGGCACGGGGCCGGCGGGCCCGGCCGGCGACCCCGCCGACCGCCTCGAACCCCTGGAGGGGCCCGCGCCGGTGCCCGCCCTGCCGGTCACGGTGGACTCGGCGGACGGCGTGGAGATCACGGTGGAGAGCGCCGAGCGGATCATCCCGCTGTCCGGATCCATCGCCGAGATCGTCTACACCCTGGGCCTCGGCGAGCGCGTCGTGGGCCGGGACGTGACCGCCACCTTCGAGGAGGCGGCGGATCTCCCGGTCGTCACCCGGGGCCATGAGGTCTCGGCGGAGAGCGTGCTGTCGCTCCATCCGGACGTGGTGCTGATCGAGTCCACCACGGGGCCGGCCGAAGCCATCGGCCAGATCCGCGGCGCGGGCGTCCCCGTGGTCGTCTTCGACGCCGCCGGGGAACTGGACGACGTGGCGGCCCGGATCACCGCGGTGGCCGGCGCACTGGGCGTGCCGGAGGCCGGGGACGTCCTGAACGACCGTACGGGGCAGCGGATCGCCGCCGTGCGGGCGGACCTTCCCTCCGGCGGCGACCGGCCCCGGGTGGCGTTCCTCTATCTGCGCGGCACGGCCTCCGTCTATCTGATCGGCGGTGCCGAGTCGGGGGCCTCCTCGCTGATCGAGGCGGCCGGCGGCATCGACGCGGGCAAGGAATCGGGGCTGACGAAGGACTTCACCCCGATCACCAGCGAGGCGCTGGTGACGGCGGCGCCCGAGGTGATCCTGGTGATGACCAAGGGGCTGGACTCCGTCGGTGGCATCGACGGGCTGCTGGAGATCCCCGGAATCGCCGAGACCCCGGCCGGCGCGGACCGGCGGATCGCCGACATCCCGGACGGCGTCCTGCTGAACTACGGCCCCCGCACGGACGCGGTGCTGGCCGACCTCGCCGCCCAGATCCACGCCGGGGCCGACGCCGCATGA
- a CDS encoding FecCD family ABC transporter permease codes for MTAHDLHRDRGHGQGDGRGQAAGSGTGRPVDEAAIRVAPGAAPVAPVRRRRAALLTAGLLAALVLLALIATGTGAYRIALPDILSSVAHRTGLGGQAMDRTAESVLWNVRLPRVVLALLVGASLGCAGALMQGVFGNPLAEPGVIGISLGAAVGAVATIAFGWTFLGNWTVTAAAFVSGLFTVLLVYALSRSAGRTEVVTLILTGIAVNAFAGALVGLFTFFADNAQVSQITFWQLGSLAQATWPKVLAVLPCALAGLLVAPLYARRLDLLALGERPARHLGVDVERLRITLILVVALLTAAAVAVAGVITFVGLLVPHLLRMAVGPGHRFLIPGSALGGALVLLAADLGARTLVAPAELPLGVLTALIGSPFFFWLLRRTRRRQGGWA; via the coding sequence ATGACCGCTCACGACCTCCACCGCGATCGCGGCCACGGACAGGGGGACGGCCGCGGACAAGCCGCCGGGTCCGGTACCGGACGGCCGGTGGACGAGGCCGCGATACGGGTGGCACCGGGCGCCGCGCCCGTGGCTCCGGTCAGGCGCCGACGCGCCGCCCTGCTCACCGCGGGTCTGCTCGCCGCCCTCGTGCTGCTCGCGCTCATCGCCACCGGCACCGGTGCCTACCGAATCGCGCTGCCCGACATCCTCTCCTCCGTCGCCCACCGCACCGGGCTCGGCGGCCAGGCCATGGACCGCACCGCCGAGAGCGTGCTGTGGAACGTCCGGCTGCCGCGCGTCGTCCTCGCGCTGCTGGTCGGCGCCTCGCTCGGCTGCGCGGGAGCCCTGATGCAGGGGGTGTTCGGCAATCCGCTCGCCGAACCCGGCGTGATCGGCATCTCGCTCGGCGCCGCCGTGGGCGCGGTCGCCACGATCGCGTTCGGCTGGACGTTCCTCGGCAACTGGACGGTGACGGCCGCCGCGTTCGTCTCCGGCCTGTTCACCGTCCTGCTGGTGTACGCGCTCTCGCGCTCCGCCGGGCGCACCGAGGTCGTCACCCTCATCCTCACCGGCATCGCCGTCAACGCCTTCGCGGGCGCGCTCGTCGGCCTGTTCACCTTCTTCGCCGACAACGCCCAGGTCAGCCAGATCACGTTCTGGCAGCTCGGTTCGCTCGCCCAGGCCACCTGGCCCAAAGTGCTGGCCGTCCTGCCCTGCGCGCTCGCCGGGCTGCTCGTCGCCCCGCTGTACGCGCGCCGCCTGGATCTGCTGGCCCTGGGCGAACGCCCCGCGCGCCACCTGGGGGTGGACGTCGAACGGCTGCGCATCACCCTCATCCTGGTGGTGGCGCTGCTGACCGCCGCCGCCGTGGCCGTGGCCGGGGTGATCACCTTCGTCGGGCTGCTGGTGCCGCATCTGCTGCGGATGGCGGTCGGGCCGGGTCACCGCTTCCTCATCCCGGGCAGCGCGCTGGGCGGCGCGCTCGTCCTGCTGGCCGCCGATCTCGGCGCCCGCACCCTCGTGGCACCCGCCGAGCTGCCGCTCGGGGTGCTCACCGCCCTCATCGGCAGCCCGTTCTTCTTCTGGCTGCTGCGCAGGACCCGTCGCAGGCAAGGAGGCTGGGCGTGA
- a CDS encoding heme ABC transporter ATP-binding protein — translation MRQLLTGWTARAPRPPAPPAPGRPLAHAAGLTVRLGGRAVLDGVDLSVAAGEVVALVGPNGAGKSTLLAALAADLRPDAGELFIADRPAGDWDARDLALRRAVLPQSAELSFPFAVAEVVAMGRAPWAGTPQADDDERAVAEAMAATEVTAFAARPFSALSGGERARVALARVLAQRAPLLLLDEPTAALDLRHQELVLRICRERAAAGQGVVVVLHDLGLAAAYADRAAVLHGGRIAAEGPPEEIFTNGLLSSVYQYPVDVLPHPHTGVRLVIPRRATESRR, via the coding sequence ATCCGCCAGTTGCTCACCGGATGGACCGCCCGCGCCCCGCGGCCCCCGGCGCCGCCCGCGCCGGGCCGGCCGCTGGCGCACGCCGCCGGGCTGACCGTACGGCTGGGCGGGCGCGCCGTGCTGGACGGCGTGGATCTGTCGGTCGCCGCCGGTGAGGTGGTGGCGCTGGTCGGCCCGAACGGGGCGGGCAAGTCCACGCTGCTGGCCGCACTCGCCGCCGATCTGCGCCCGGACGCGGGCGAGTTGTTCATCGCGGACCGGCCGGCCGGTGACTGGGACGCCCGCGATCTGGCGCTGCGCCGCGCGGTGCTGCCGCAGTCGGCCGAGCTGTCGTTCCCGTTCGCGGTGGCCGAGGTGGTGGCGATGGGTCGCGCGCCGTGGGCGGGGACACCGCAGGCGGACGACGACGAACGGGCGGTCGCGGAGGCGATGGCGGCGACGGAGGTGACCGCGTTCGCGGCCCGGCCGTTCTCCGCGCTGTCGGGCGGTGAGCGGGCCCGGGTGGCGCTCGCCCGTGTCCTGGCCCAGCGCGCCCCGCTGCTGCTGCTCGACGAGCCGACGGCCGCGCTGGATCTGCGCCACCAGGAACTGGTACTGCGTATCTGCCGCGAACGGGCCGCGGCCGGGCAGGGCGTGGTGGTCGTGCTGCACGACCTCGGGCTCGCCGCCGCGTACGCCGACCGGGCCGCCGTGCTGCACGGCGGGCGGATCGCCGCCGAGGGCCCGCCCGAGGAGATCTTCACAAACGGACTGCTGTCATCCGTCTACCAGTACCCCGTCGACGTACTGCCGCACCCCCATACGGGTGTGCGGTTGGTGATTCCCCGCAGAGCGACTGAATCCAGGCGCTGA
- a CDS encoding exopolysaccharide biosynthesis polyprenyl glycosylphosphotransferase — protein MRPLGTSRSGAVRRPSAASAPPPTRRRDKPAWYAPTALATDALGVFVPVLAAFTATGEPRPLAAAATAATAWAGVRAAHHRYALRTLGETRGLLSSLHDWLILLGLLAALRVLTGESSSLLTAVGALAPAPFLTALAAALTHRHLTRSRRRAQALCRVLVVGEPGPVDAVTAQLAARTDHAYVVIGTVPVGGGHLTCGAPETGRLTADEPTLTLALSEVLPEGPDGSTVLDAARRLEADLILVAPGSLLTGDRLRRLSWAVHDAGLGFVIASGLSEVAPGRVRVQATAGLSLLHVVPPLRRGPQPFLKAALDRTGAALGLLLLAPLLAAVALAVRLDSSGPALYRQTRVGLRGEPFTMWKFRTMVTDAERLRPALETANDHCGGPLFKMRRDPRVTRVGRWLRRSSLDELPQLLNVLSGRMSLVGPRPPLPDEVERYGSAALRRLSVKPGLTGPWQVGGRSELSWDESLALDLSYADNWSLTGDLDVLARTFRAVVDGRGAY, from the coding sequence ATGCGTCCACTGGGTACCTCACGCTCCGGAGCCGTCCGAAGACCTTCCGCCGCGAGCGCGCCGCCCCCCACCCGGCGCCGCGACAAACCCGCCTGGTACGCCCCCACCGCCCTGGCGACCGACGCCCTCGGCGTCTTCGTCCCCGTCCTCGCCGCCTTCACCGCCACGGGGGAACCCCGCCCGCTGGCCGCCGCCGCGACCGCCGCCACCGCCTGGGCCGGCGTCCGCGCGGCCCACCACCGCTACGCGTTACGCACCCTCGGGGAGACCCGGGGCCTGCTCAGCTCCCTGCACGACTGGCTCATCCTGCTCGGCCTGCTCGCCGCGCTCCGCGTCCTCACCGGCGAGTCCTCCAGCCTCCTCACCGCCGTCGGCGCCCTCGCCCCGGCCCCGTTCCTCACCGCGCTCGCCGCCGCCCTCACCCACCGCCATCTCACCCGCAGCCGCCGCCGCGCCCAAGCCCTGTGCCGGGTCCTGGTCGTCGGCGAACCGGGCCCGGTGGACGCGGTCACCGCACAGCTCGCCGCCCGCACCGACCACGCCTACGTCGTCATCGGCACCGTCCCCGTCGGCGGCGGCCACCTCACCTGCGGCGCTCCGGAGACCGGCCGGCTCACCGCCGACGAACCCACCCTCACCCTCGCCCTGTCCGAGGTGCTTCCCGAGGGCCCGGACGGCTCCACCGTGCTCGACGCCGCCCGCCGGCTGGAGGCCGACCTCATCCTGGTCGCCCCCGGCTCGCTGCTCACCGGCGACCGGCTGCGCCGGCTGTCCTGGGCGGTGCACGACGCCGGGCTCGGCTTCGTCATCGCCTCCGGACTGAGCGAGGTGGCGCCGGGCCGGGTACGCGTCCAGGCCACCGCGGGACTGAGCCTGCTGCATGTCGTCCCGCCCCTGCGGCGCGGCCCGCAGCCGTTCCTCAAGGCGGCCCTGGATCGTACCGGAGCGGCCCTCGGCCTGCTGCTGCTCGCCCCGCTGCTGGCGGCGGTGGCGCTGGCCGTACGGCTCGACTCCAGCGGCCCCGCCCTCTACCGGCAGACCCGGGTCGGGCTGCGCGGCGAGCCGTTCACCATGTGGAAGTTCCGCACCATGGTCACCGACGCGGAACGGCTGCGCCCGGCGCTGGAGACCGCCAACGACCACTGCGGCGGCCCGCTGTTCAAGATGCGCCGCGATCCGCGCGTCACCCGGGTCGGGCGCTGGCTGCGGCGCAGCTCGCTGGACGAACTCCCGCAGCTGCTCAACGTGCTGTCCGGCCGGATGTCCCTGGTCGGCCCGCGCCCGCCGCTGCCCGACGAGGTGGAGCGCTACGGATCGGCGGCGCTGCGGCGGCTGTCGGTGAAACCGGGCCTCACCGGCCCCTGGCAGGTCGGCGGGCGCTCGGAGCTGTCGTGGGACGAGAGCCTGGCGCTGGATCTGTCCTACGCCGACAACTGGTCGCTGACCGGGGATCTGGACGTGCTGGCCAGGACGTTCCGCGCCGTCGTGGACGGCCGGGGCGCGTACTGA
- a CDS encoding GDP-L-fucose synthase family protein: protein MTSPAPSPAPPLLLPPAARIFVAGHRGLVGSALTRLLTAEGYEVLTRTRDELDLRDAGRTGAFLREARPDAVVLAAARVGGIMANSRHPVPFLEDNLRIQLSVIAGAHAADIDRLLFLGSSCIYPKHATQPITEDALLTGALEPTNEPYALAKIAGITQVRGYRRQFGRAYISAMPTNLYGPGDNFDPETSHVLPALIRRFHEARTSGRREVVLWGSGTPRREFLHSDDLARACLLLLRRYDGDSPVNVGCGEDLSIAELASLVADATGFTGGIGWDTGKPDGTPRKLLEVSRLRALGFTPAVPLADGIRDTYRWWRAQGGQDQRAPGGERAARIA from the coding sequence GTGACGTCGCCCGCGCCTTCGCCCGCGCCCCCGCTCCTGCTGCCGCCCGCCGCCCGGATCTTCGTCGCCGGCCACCGCGGTCTGGTCGGCTCCGCCCTCACCCGCCTGCTGACGGCCGAGGGGTACGAGGTCCTCACCCGTACCCGTGACGAGCTGGATCTGCGCGACGCCGGGCGCACCGGCGCCTTCCTGCGCGAGGCCCGCCCCGACGCCGTGGTGCTCGCGGCGGCCCGGGTCGGCGGGATCATGGCGAACTCGCGCCATCCGGTGCCCTTTCTGGAGGACAACCTGCGCATCCAGCTGTCCGTGATCGCCGGAGCGCACGCGGCGGACATCGACCGGCTGCTGTTCCTGGGCTCCTCGTGCATCTACCCCAAGCACGCCACCCAGCCGATCACCGAGGACGCGCTCCTGACCGGCGCGCTGGAACCGACCAACGAGCCGTACGCCCTTGCCAAGATCGCCGGGATCACCCAGGTACGCGGCTACCGGCGGCAGTTCGGGCGCGCGTACATCTCGGCGATGCCCACCAACCTCTACGGGCCCGGCGACAACTTCGACCCCGAGACCTCGCACGTCCTGCCCGCCCTGATCCGCCGCTTCCACGAGGCGCGCACCTCCGGCCGCCGGGAGGTGGTGCTGTGGGGGAGCGGCACCCCGCGCCGGGAGTTCCTGCACAGCGACGACCTGGCGCGCGCCTGTCTGCTGCTGCTGCGCCGGTACGACGGGGACAGCCCGGTCAACGTCGGCTGCGGCGAGGACCTTTCCATCGCGGAACTGGCCTCTCTGGTGGCGGATGCCACCGGGTTCACCGGGGGCATCGGCTGGGACACCGGCAAGCCGGACGGCACCCCGCGCAAGCTGCTGGAGGTCTCCCGGCTGCGCGCGCTGGGCTTCACCCCGGCCGTGCCGCTGGCGGACGGCATCCGGGACACCTACCGCTGGTGGCGTGCGCAGGGCGGGCAGGACCAGCGGGCCCCGGGCGGTGAGCGGGCGGCGCGGATCGCGTAG
- the gmd gene encoding GDP-mannose 4,6-dehydratase: MPRTALITGVTGQDGSYLAELLLGKGYTVHGLVRRSSSFNTERIDHIYQGPQDFERRLILHHADLSDGVALVNLLREVSPDEVYNLGAQSHVRVSFDAPLYTGDVTGLGSLRLLEALRASGVPARVYQASSSEMFGAAPPPQHEGTPFHPRSPYGCAKVFSYWSTVNYREAYGMFAVNGILFNHESPRRGETFVTRKITRAVARIGAGLQDKLYLGNLDAVRDWGYAPEYVEAMWRMLQREVPDDYVVATGDAATVRDFLAEAFAAADMEWADHVRFDPKYERPSEVDALIGDAGKARELLGWEPAVRWRELARLMVKADIAALEEELSGARVRVDR; the protein is encoded by the coding sequence ATGCCGAGGACCGCGCTGATCACCGGGGTGACCGGGCAGGACGGCTCGTACCTGGCCGAACTGCTGCTGGGGAAGGGGTACACGGTGCACGGGCTGGTGCGCCGCTCCTCCTCCTTCAACACCGAGCGGATCGACCACATCTACCAGGGCCCGCAGGACTTCGAGCGGCGGCTGATCCTGCACCACGCCGATCTGTCGGACGGGGTGGCGCTGGTCAATCTGCTGCGGGAGGTCAGCCCGGACGAGGTGTACAACCTCGGCGCCCAGTCGCACGTGCGGGTGTCGTTCGACGCGCCGCTGTACACCGGGGACGTCACCGGGCTCGGTTCGCTGCGGCTGCTGGAGGCGCTCCGGGCCAGCGGCGTACCGGCCCGGGTGTACCAGGCGTCGTCCTCGGAGATGTTCGGCGCGGCCCCGCCGCCGCAGCACGAGGGGACCCCGTTCCACCCGCGCAGCCCGTACGGCTGCGCCAAGGTGTTCAGTTACTGGTCGACCGTCAACTACCGCGAGGCATACGGCATGTTCGCGGTGAACGGCATTCTGTTCAACCATGAGTCGCCGCGCCGTGGTGAGACCTTCGTGACCCGCAAGATCACCCGGGCCGTCGCCCGGATCGGGGCCGGGCTCCAGGACAAGCTGTATCTGGGCAATCTGGACGCGGTACGGGACTGGGGCTACGCGCCGGAGTACGTCGAGGCGATGTGGCGGATGCTCCAGCGCGAGGTGCCCGACGACTACGTGGTGGCCACCGGGGACGCGGCGACCGTACGGGACTTCCTGGCCGAGGCGTTCGCGGCGGCGGACATGGAGTGGGCGGACCACGTGCGGTTCGACCCCAAGTACGAACGCCCCAGCGAGGTGGACGCGCTGATCGGGGACGCGGGCAAGGCGCGGGAGCTGCTGGGCTGGGAGCCGGCGGTGCGCTGGCGCGAGCTGGCCCGGCTGATGGTGAAGGCCGATATCGCCGCGCTGGAGGAGGAGTTGAGCGGGGCCCGGGTACGGGTGGATCGGTGA
- a CDS encoding CBM96 family carbohydrate-binding protein, with the protein MTARQNRSGWRRATVYGTALALAAGALVGAGGGVGGESGGAHALTPPVGFTADELPTWQTNGIVHALAEADGTVFVGGTFSTIRPPGAASGTQEQAVDNFVALDAATGEPVTCDLRFTVGSGTATVRALEVSPDGQTLYVGGTFGSVNGVGASSVAAFDLPGCTRKSFPVAANSMVRSFAVSDDRVYLGGNFTQINSTARSRFAAVTPDGTLTDWVANADEPAKAVELTPDGSRVILGGDFFTVNGADSHALAVVRADTGANVRTYPLGFIERTSTVQDIAVDATGFYTGNEGTGSGVFDGRIALNHSDLNERWRDTCLGATQAVEVYQDVLYSGHHAHDCSSMGEFPDQPRYHLFAQSVNHPKLLGWFPNTNDGLGEALGPRVLQAVLDHPTDDRDFLWVGGGFTTVNGQPQWGLTRFADRPDTGNPSVPEVYASSHTPGQIEVHWRPSIDLDDHLLTYRVYRDGATTPIHTSEVESVPWRRPQQTFTDTAVTAGETHSYRVTATDGAGNTTALSTPVSATVASGTQPYVQAVRADNPLLYWRFDETWGNLVTDASANNRANGVHRNGPQRGVTPGAVPGPGAAGVGHDGSATYTYSDRSYSGLTRFTVETWFKTTTTQGGKIIGLGNRTLEPSSVRDNNLYMLNDGRLSFGVYDTALRTITSGGTARYNDGRWHHVVASVGANGMRLYVDGTQVASNTSITQVRNRTGWWRVGGDSTASLASRPSSDFFNGQLDETAVYGAQLSAARVTAHYQAASQPVDTVTQLTPVADTYVNAAAVSANYGTHQNLAVRGTPGYEAYLRFQLPAAPSGTVLKSAALRVRVTTDAVAGSVDDFTVLPVTGSWTETGTTYTGRPALGTGALGTLSAPESVGGTYTVPLTTATVRGSLGGQLNVALVGDGDDSLWLYARESGAEANRPQLLLTFGAP; encoded by the coding sequence ATGACAGCACGGCAGAACCGGAGTGGGTGGCGGCGGGCCACCGTGTACGGAACGGCCCTGGCGCTGGCCGCCGGGGCCCTGGTGGGAGCCGGCGGCGGGGTCGGCGGCGAGAGCGGGGGCGCGCACGCGCTGACCCCTCCCGTGGGGTTCACCGCGGACGAGCTCCCGACCTGGCAGACGAACGGCATCGTGCACGCCCTGGCGGAGGCGGACGGCACGGTGTTCGTGGGCGGGACCTTCTCCACCATCCGTCCCCCGGGCGCCGCGTCCGGCACCCAGGAGCAGGCCGTGGACAATTTCGTCGCCCTGGACGCCGCCACCGGCGAGCCGGTGACGTGCGATCTGCGGTTCACCGTCGGATCGGGTACGGCGACGGTCCGTGCCCTGGAGGTCTCCCCCGACGGCCAGACGCTGTACGTGGGCGGCACCTTCGGGTCGGTGAACGGCGTCGGGGCCTCCTCGGTGGCGGCCTTCGACCTGCCCGGCTGCACCCGCAAGAGCTTCCCGGTCGCCGCCAACAGCATGGTGCGCTCCTTCGCGGTGAGCGACGACCGGGTCTATCTGGGCGGCAACTTCACCCAGATCAACAGCACCGCCAGGTCCCGGTTCGCAGCCGTGACCCCGGACGGCACACTGACGGACTGGGTCGCCAACGCCGACGAGCCGGCCAAGGCGGTGGAACTGACCCCGGACGGCAGCCGGGTGATCCTGGGCGGCGACTTCTTCACCGTCAACGGCGCCGACTCGCACGCGCTGGCGGTGGTACGGGCCGACACCGGCGCCAACGTCCGCACGTATCCGCTGGGGTTCATCGAGCGCACCTCCACCGTGCAGGACATCGCGGTGGACGCCACCGGCTTCTACACCGGCAACGAGGGCACCGGGTCGGGAGTGTTCGACGGGCGGATCGCCCTCAACCACAGCGACCTCAACGAACGCTGGCGCGACACCTGCCTGGGCGCCACCCAGGCGGTCGAGGTGTACCAGGACGTGCTCTACAGCGGGCACCACGCCCATGACTGCTCCAGCATGGGCGAGTTCCCCGACCAGCCGCGCTACCACCTGTTCGCGCAGTCGGTGAACCACCCCAAGCTGCTGGGCTGGTTCCCCAACACCAACGACGGCCTCGGCGAGGCGCTGGGGCCGCGCGTGCTCCAGGCCGTCCTGGACCACCCCACCGACGACCGCGACTTCCTGTGGGTGGGTGGCGGCTTCACCACCGTCAACGGGCAGCCGCAGTGGGGCCTGACCCGGTTCGCCGACCGCCCGGACACCGGGAATCCGTCCGTGCCCGAGGTGTACGCCTCCTCGCACACACCGGGCCAGATCGAGGTGCACTGGCGGCCCAGCATCGACCTGGACGACCACCTGCTGACGTACCGCGTCTACCGCGACGGCGCCACCACCCCGATCCACACCAGTGAGGTGGAGTCGGTGCCCTGGCGCCGCCCGCAGCAGACCTTCACCGACACGGCGGTGACGGCGGGCGAGACCCACAGCTACCGGGTCACCGCGACCGACGGGGCAGGCAACACCACGGCGCTGTCCACCCCGGTGTCGGCGACGGTCGCCTCCGGAACCCAGCCGTACGTGCAGGCGGTGCGGGCCGACAACCCGCTGCTGTACTGGCGGTTCGACGAGACCTGGGGGAACCTGGTCACCGACGCCTCGGCGAACAACCGGGCCAACGGCGTGCACCGCAACGGCCCGCAGCGCGGCGTCACCCCCGGCGCCGTACCCGGGCCCGGCGCGGCGGGCGTGGGCCACGACGGGTCCGCGACGTACACCTACAGCGACCGCAGTTACTCCGGTCTGACCCGGTTCACGGTCGAGACCTGGTTCAAGACCACCACCACGCAGGGCGGCAAGATCATCGGGCTGGGCAACCGGACCCTGGAGCCGAGCTCGGTGCGCGACAACAACCTGTACATGCTGAACGACGGCCGGCTGTCGTTCGGGGTGTACGACACGGCGCTGCGCACGATCACCAGCGGCGGCACGGCGCGGTACAACGACGGCCGGTGGCACCATGTCGTGGCCTCGGTGGGCGCGAACGGGATGCGGCTGTACGTGGACGGCACACAGGTCGCGAGCAACACGTCCATCACCCAGGTGCGGAACCGCACCGGCTGGTGGCGCGTCGGCGGCGACAGCACGGCGAGCCTCGCCTCCCGCCCCTCCAGCGACTTCTTCAACGGCCAGCTGGACGAGACGGCCGTGTACGGGGCGCAGTTGTCGGCGGCCCGGGTCACCGCGCACTACCAGGCGGCGTCGCAGCCGGTGGACACCGTCACCCAGCTGACGCCGGTGGCCGACACCTACGTCAACGCGGCGGCGGTCAGCGCCAACTACGGCACGCACCAGAATCTGGCGGTGCGCGGCACCCCCGGGTACGAGGCGTATCTGCGCTTCCAGCTGCCGGCCGCCCCCTCCGGGACCGTGCTCAAGAGCGCCGCGCTGCGGGTACGGGTGACGACGGACGCGGTGGCGGGGTCGGTGGACGACTTCACGGTACTGCCGGTCACCGGGAGCTGGACGGAGACGGGCACCACGTACACCGGCAGACCCGCGCTGGGGACGGGCGCGCTGGGCACGCTGAGCGCGCCGGAGTCGGTGGGCGGCACGTACACGGTGCCGCTGACGACGGCGACGGTGCGCGGATCGCTGGGCGGGCAGTTGAACGTGGCGCTGGTAGGGGACGGGGACGACAGTCTGTGGCTGTACGCGCGTGAGTCGGGCGCCGAGGCCAACCGTCCGCAGCTGCTGCTGACGTTCGGGGCCCCGTGA
- a CDS encoding glycosyltransferase family 2 protein, producing MRKLPIVVVIPTKNEAENITSTVRSVIHHFEAVVVVDSDSTDGTRKLAKAAGAEIVPYTWDGKYPKKKQWCLDHVHRERDWVLFLDGDETPSPELLAELRRIFFDGRGVKPAAFDIPLGYWFGGRRLRHGYTIVKRALLDRTRARFPEPDDLDAPGMGEQEGHYQPLAHPAFRLRAPIEHRDLDPVGTWFDRHNRYSDWEAWLELNPEVREQIRVAKTRQGQLFHRAPFKPLVSFAYAYVCKRGFLDGRAGLDYALAMSFYRWQIGVKARELAESRF from the coding sequence GTGCGGAAACTACCCATCGTCGTGGTGATCCCGACGAAGAACGAGGCGGAGAACATCACCTCCACGGTGCGTTCCGTCATCCACCACTTCGAGGCCGTCGTCGTGGTGGACTCCGACAGCACGGACGGCACCCGGAAGCTGGCGAAGGCGGCGGGCGCCGAGATCGTCCCGTACACCTGGGACGGGAAGTACCCGAAGAAGAAGCAGTGGTGCCTGGACCATGTGCACCGCGAGAGGGACTGGGTGCTGTTCCTGGACGGTGACGAGACGCCGAGCCCCGAGCTGCTCGCCGAGCTGCGGCGGATCTTCTTCGACGGTCGCGGGGTGAAACCGGCGGCGTTCGACATACCGCTGGGGTACTGGTTCGGCGGGCGGCGGCTGCGGCACGGGTACACCATCGTGAAGCGGGCGCTGCTGGACAGGACCCGGGCCAGGTTCCCCGAGCCGGACGATCTGGACGCGCCGGGGATGGGTGAACAGGAGGGGCACTACCAGCCGTTGGCGCACCCGGCGTTCCGGCTGCGGGCGCCGATCGAGCACCGGGACCTGGACCCGGTGGGGACGTGGTTCGATCGGCACAACCGCTACTCGGACTGGGAGGCGTGGCTGGAGCTGAACCCCGAGGTGCGGGAGCAGATCCGGGTGGCGAAGACCCGGCAGGGGCAGCTGTTCCACCGGGCCCCGTTCAAGCCGCTGGTCTCCTTCGCCTACGCGTATGTCTGCAAGCGTGGCTTCCTGGACGGGCGGGCCGGGCTCGACTACGCGCTGGCGATGAGCTTCTACCGCTGGCAGATCGGGGTGAAGGCGCGGGAGCTGGCCGAGTCCCGGTTCTAG